One Eurosta solidaginis isolate ZX-2024a chromosome 5, ASM4086904v1, whole genome shotgun sequence DNA segment encodes these proteins:
- the LOC137254098 gene encoding myb-like protein P, with product MVNDLNKPPSQENLALGERLLASQRQLQEMQEEHRQLLQEMEVLRQRAAALSRLNEQQFTHVSNHYRRAGNVSNTTNENVPTPEAGEATTSLAETLNEVTEQTSNLNACNTPNPNPASQTANPTANDEDDENPQTAEYLQQKLAEIAKLKARFKHVQNIMNTTDKIEQHIASKSAPNSNTAALATSLDSALGKLHISTNVDIQSPFVASTTPAQSNIASASEGNIDMTIDPTKLENTATITDDERTLNNYAPSQTANEELLSTMMNMFTDFTADLRSQADDLRAERDRLRALKEDLLRRKRQS from the exons ATGGTGAACGATCTTAATAAACCGCCTTCTCAGGAAAATTTAGCGCTTGGTGAG CGCCTGCTCGCCTCCCAACGACAATTGCAAGAAATGCAAGAGGAGCATCGGCAATTGCTGCAGGAAATGGAAGTACTGCGACAGCGTGCAGCCGCATTAAGTCGTTTGAATGAGCAGCAATTCACGCATGTGAGCAATCACTATAGGAGAGCTGGAAACGTAAGCAATACCACCAATGAAAATGTTCCAACCCCTGAAGCGGGTGAAGCAACCACTTCACTGGCTGAAACCTTGAATGAAGTCACAGAACAAACAAGCAATTTGAATGCTTGTAATACCCCAAATCCTAATCCTGCGTCACAAACCGCAAATCCGACTGCGAATGACGAGGATGACGAAAATCCTCAAACTGCAGAGTACTTACAGCAAAAATTAGCTGAAATAGCTAAATTGAAAGCACGTTTTAAACATGTACAAAATATAATGAATACAACCGACAAAATAGAGCAACATATTGCCTCAAAAAGTGCACCAAATAGTAACACAGCTGCTCTAGCAACGTCTTTGGACAGTGCATTGGGGAAATTGCATATTTCGACAAATGTAGATATACAATCTCCATTTGTGGCCAGCACAACACCCGCTCAATCAAATATTGCATCGGCATCTGAAGGCAACATCGATATGACAATAGATCCTACAAAACTAGAAAATACTGCAACAATCACAGATGACGAACGAACTCTTAATAACTATGCACCATCACAAACTGCCAATGAGGAGCTGCTCTCAACAATGATGAATATGTTTACCGATTTTACAGCAGATTTACGCAGTCAAGCAGATGATCTGCGCGCTGAGCGTGATCGTTTGCGTGCTTTGAAGGAAGATCTATTGCGCCGAAAACGTCAGTCGTAA